The following nucleotide sequence is from Cloacibacillus sp..
GAGATATCATCTCGTGCCTGTCGCTTGAAGGCCTCCACGGCAACACCTCGCCGATTGAGGCTGGGGTAATGGCGGCGCGGAAGATGGAAGGACAGGCGAAGAGCGTGGAACGGATGCGCGGATATCTCGCGGGCAGCGACATCTGCGGGAGCTACCCCGGGAAACCCGTACAGGACCCGCTCTGCTTCCGGGGCGCGGCCTATATCAACGGCTCGCTGCGCGACGCGCTTGAATATGCCGAGAAATACCTCTCCATACAGATGAACAGCACGGACGACAACCCCTGCCTGCTGCTTGACGAGAGGCGGATCATCTCAAACTCCAATTTTGAGACGACGACCCTCGCCACAGCCATTGAGATGCTCTCCATCGTTCTGAGCCACGTGTCGCGTATGTCCTGCTACAGGATGCTGAGACTGGTGAATCCGGAGCTGACAAAACTGCCCCGTTTCCTGAGCCATGACGGCGGTCAGTCGCACTGCTTCGGAACGATACAGAAGTGTTTTGCCTCCCTCGACACGGAGATACGCCATCTCTCAAATCCCTGCTCCGTAGATTACCTCTCGCTCTCCGGTTCGATTGAGGACCACGCGAACAATACGCCGCTGGTCGTGCAGCATCTGCGCCAGATCGTGAAAAATCTCCAATACATATATGGAATGGAGCTCATTCATGCCTGCCAGGCGATAGAGCTCCGTAAACGGCAGGGGAAATTCAACCTTGGCAAAGGCACGGCCGCCGCATATGAGGCGTTCCGTAAGGAGCTTCCGCTTTACACCAACGACCGTCCGCTTGCGCCTGATGTCAAAAAGGCTTACAAGTTCGTCAAGAGCGCGGCGCTTCTCAGGAGTGTCGGCGAGGCGCGGTAAACATCCGCAGAAGATAACTGTTACGAAGGGGCGGGGCGGTTCCGCCCACGCCCCTTGGCTTTATAGGGCAAGATTTTATTTCGCGAGGAAGAGAGTCATGGATTACAAAATAGAGATACTCCTGAACGGAGAGAGCTGCTCTTTTGCGGTCTCCGAAGATGAGATGTTGCTGGATACGATACGCGTAAAGGCCGGACTGGAAGGATGCAAGCGCGGCTGTGACAGCGGTGAGTGCGGCGCCTGTACCGTGCTCCTTGACGGCCAGCCGGTAAACTCATGCTCTTACTTATCCGTCCAGGCCGACGGCAGGTCGGTCGTCACCATAGAGGGGTTAACGAAAGGAACGGAGCTCCATCCCGTACAGCAGGCCTTTTATGACGCTGGAGCCGTGCAGTGCGGCTACTGTATCCCCGGAATGGTGCTCTCGGCGAAGGCTCTGCTCGATAAAAATCCGGTGCCGTCGTCGGATGAGATA
It contains:
- a CDS encoding (2Fe-2S)-binding protein, whose amino-acid sequence is MDYKIEILLNGESCSFAVSEDEMLLDTIRVKAGLEGCKRGCDSGECGACTVLLDGQPVNSCSYLSVQADGRSVVTIEGLTKGTELHPVQQAFYDAGAVQCGYCIPGMVLSAKALLDKNPVPSSDEIRKALSGNLCRCTGYTKIEEAVQLAAERLGGGAR
- a CDS encoding aromatic amino acid ammonia-lyase, which codes for MKIVLTGNDLTVSDVWEIAVNGAEVEISPEAEAKLEASRKLVYELVDADVPVYGFNTGVGWNKDHKIAKEFFEDFNRKLIYCHSFGVEPEASEAEVRAMMAIRLNCLLLGYTGIQPAAARRYAELLNAGLHPVVPEKGSVGEADLTPLAHIGLVMIGEGEANYKGRRMSSAEAHKLAGLDSVVLGPKDGLAIVSSSAFSAGEAALAFKELRELVDMGDIISCLSLEGLHGNTSPIEAGVMAARKMEGQAKSVERMRGYLAGSDICGSYPGKPVQDPLCFRGAAYINGSLRDALEYAEKYLSIQMNSTDDNPCLLLDERRIISNSNFETTTLATAIEMLSIVLSHVSRMSCYRMLRLVNPELTKLPRFLSHDGGQSHCFGTIQKCFASLDTEIRHLSNPCSVDYLSLSGSIEDHANNTPLVVQHLRQIVKNLQYIYGMELIHACQAIELRKRQGKFNLGKGTAAAYEAFRKELPLYTNDRPLAPDVKKAYKFVKSAALLRSVGEAR